The following coding sequences are from one Lysinibacillus sp. FSL W8-0992 window:
- a CDS encoding GNAT family N-acetyltransferase: MNIKIRQEHPSDCKKIEDVVKMAFLNVEQSDKQEHFLVNKIRESVAFVSDLSLVAINQETDEIVGHILLSKITIVSSNLTVDSLALAPVAVAPEYHKKGVGSQLINAALKRAKELGFQSVIVLGHKDYYPKFGFKKASLWNIKAPFEVPDEVFMAIELTKDSLTNVQGTVNYSKAFMSES; encoded by the coding sequence ATGAATATTAAAATTAGGCAAGAGCACCCTTCAGATTGCAAAAAAATTGAAGATGTTGTCAAAATGGCATTTTTAAATGTAGAACAAAGTGACAAACAAGAGCATTTTCTTGTGAATAAAATTAGGGAATCCGTTGCTTTTGTTTCTGACTTATCATTAGTAGCGATAAATCAGGAAACGGATGAAATTGTTGGTCATATTCTTTTATCTAAAATAACAATTGTCTCTTCTAATTTAACTGTAGATTCTTTAGCACTTGCTCCTGTTGCAGTCGCACCTGAATACCACAAGAAAGGTGTAGGTAGTCAACTCATTAATGCAGCTTTAAAACGTGCAAAAGAGCTTGGTTTTCAGTCAGTAATCGTTTTAGGACACAAAGATTATTATCCGAAATTCGGATTTAAAAAGGCAAGTTTATGGAATATAAAAGCACCTTTTGAAGTGCCAGATGAAGTATTTATGGCAATTGAACTGACGAAAGATTCTTTGACTAATGTTCAAGGAACAGTAAATTATTCAAAAGCCTTTATGAGTGAGAGTTAA
- the dut gene encoding dUTP diphosphatase, with protein sequence MNLDVKIKRIHADALLPLQANPGDAGMDLYSIEAVEIPSGEARLIKTGLQIELPKGTEAQVRPRSGLALKHSVTVLNSPGTIDEGYRGEIGVILINHGKETFIVEKSMRIAQMVIQIVPSIQLLEVNELSQTVRGASGFGASGTK encoded by the coding sequence ATGAACTTAGACGTAAAAATCAAAAGAATTCATGCTGATGCATTGCTACCTTTGCAAGCAAATCCAGGTGATGCGGGAATGGATCTTTATTCAATTGAAGCAGTCGAAATTCCTTCGGGAGAAGCAAGATTAATAAAAACAGGCTTACAAATTGAATTACCAAAAGGGACAGAAGCGCAAGTTCGTCCAAGAAGTGGACTAGCATTAAAACATAGTGTAACTGTTCTCAATAGTCCAGGTACAATTGATGAAGGATACAGAGGCGAAATTGGCGTTATTTTAATTAATCATGGTAAAGAAACATTTATCGTTGAGAAATCAATGCGCATTGCCCAAATGGTAATCCAAATTGTCCCTTCTATTCAACTGCTAGAAGTAAATGAATTATCTCAAACTGTTCGTGGAGCTTCTGGATTTGGAGCAAGCGGAACAAAATAA
- the nrdF gene encoding class 1b ribonucleoside-diphosphate reductase subunit beta, which yields MSNIIYEAVNWNKSTSELAQVFWDQQWKQIWFPEEIAVSKDIQQWKNFEHQDTYKKVFAGLTLLDTVQTNIGMNRVAAFTTDLQEKAVLTVFDAFEAIHAKSYSYIFTTLCTNEEIDALFEWVKKNEYLQYKANKIADIYNSIEEGDSESLWKAMFSSVMLESFLFYSGFFYPLYLGGQGFLRNSAEIISLILRDESIHGVAVGFFAQNLYKQFSKEKQEELTLWGYELLLDLYQNEMNYTEDIYAETGLSPEVKAYVRYNANKALMNVGFDPMFPEEEVNPIVMNGIRNEGSTYDFFSQKGSTYAKAKVAPITDDTFKFNR from the coding sequence ATGTCAAATATAATTTACGAAGCGGTCAATTGGAATAAGTCAACGAGTGAACTAGCACAAGTATTTTGGGACCAACAATGGAAACAAATTTGGTTTCCAGAAGAAATTGCAGTAAGTAAGGATATCCAACAGTGGAAAAATTTCGAGCACCAAGATACGTATAAGAAAGTATTTGCAGGCTTAACATTACTTGATACAGTTCAAACAAATATTGGGATGAACCGTGTTGCTGCATTTACAACAGATCTTCAAGAAAAGGCTGTTCTTACTGTATTTGATGCATTTGAAGCGATCCATGCAAAATCTTACTCATATATATTCACAACGCTTTGTACAAATGAAGAAATTGACGCGCTATTTGAATGGGTAAAGAAAAATGAATATCTACAATATAAGGCTAATAAAATTGCAGATATTTATAATAGTATTGAAGAAGGGGATTCAGAAAGTTTGTGGAAAGCGATGTTCTCGTCCGTTATGCTAGAATCATTCCTTTTCTACTCTGGCTTCTTCTACCCATTGTACTTAGGCGGGCAAGGCTTTCTTCGCAATAGTGCAGAAATTATTTCCCTTATTTTACGCGATGAATCCATCCACGGTGTGGCAGTAGGCTTCTTTGCTCAAAATTTATATAAGCAATTTTCTAAGGAAAAGCAAGAAGAGCTAACATTATGGGGTTATGAATTATTGCTGGATTTATATCAAAATGAAATGAATTATACAGAGGATATTTATGCTGAAACAGGTTTATCGCCTGAAGTAAAAGCTTACGTTCGCTATAATGCTAATAAAGCGTTAATGAATGTTGGATTTGACCCAATGTTCCCGGAAGAAGAAGTTAATCCTATCGTTATGAATGGTATTCGCAATGAAGGTTCAACATATGACTTCTTTTCACAAAAGGGTTCTACTTACGCAAAAGCAAAAGTAGCGCCAATTACAGATGACACATTTAAATTTAATCGTTAA
- the nrdE gene encoding class 1b ribonucleoside-diphosphate reductase subunit alpha has protein sequence MKTYLKLNNEVLNRYSTTGQLELEKDREATRRYFLEYVNVRLRYFIDIEEKIRYLVDEGYYEKQFIDMYDIDFIKHLYKKAYDYNFRFPSFMSASKFYDSYAMKSRDGEEILEKYEDRIVIIALYLAQGNTVLAERSVEAMMEAYQPATPTALNSGKKARGELVSCFKLSMDDSMNSIAENIGYCLELSRLGGGVGVNLTDLRPLGDPIKEILNRASGVIPVAKLLENSFSYSNQLGQRNGSGVVYLNIFHADIENFISSKKPNADDKIRLATLSTGIIIPSIFFELMKRDKDIVLFSPYDIYKEYGKRMSEISITEMYYELLDNPNIRKIKRLNARRLYTEVKKAQFESGYPFEIFDDNVNDVHPLKNIGRVKMSNLCTEILQVQETSIISDQNEPNEYGLDVSCNLGSIDIHAASKVNDFGTLVDTAMHLLTNVSQMTNITNVPPVAKANKLMHSVGLGCMNLHGHLVTEGIMYGSKDSIDFMDSFMEAMNYYSLKSSMEIAKERSETFYRFEDSDYASGVYFDQYVNKIEVELSPVVLKALGNIPIVTSKMWETLKQDVMQYGLFHSYRLAIAPTGSISYIRSCTASIAPSTERVEVRDYADSRTIYPMPHLTNDNSHLYVEAYDVNPYDLIDLYAASQKHVDQGISMTLYVTDNWTTEQLAKIYIYAWVKGIKSVYYVRQRLQSLEECVACQI, from the coding sequence ATGAAAACATATTTAAAGCTTAATAATGAGGTGCTTAATCGCTATAGCACGACAGGTCAATTAGAGCTTGAAAAGGACCGTGAAGCAACACGCCGTTATTTTTTAGAATATGTAAATGTGCGTCTACGTTATTTTATTGATATTGAAGAAAAAATTCGCTATTTAGTCGATGAGGGTTACTATGAGAAACAATTTATTGACATGTATGATATAGATTTTATTAAACATCTATACAAAAAAGCATACGATTACAATTTCCGTTTCCCTTCATTTATGAGTGCGAGTAAATTTTATGATAGCTACGCAATGAAAAGTCGTGACGGAGAAGAAATTTTAGAAAAATATGAAGATCGTATTGTTATCATCGCTTTATATTTAGCACAAGGGAACACTGTGTTAGCAGAACGTTCTGTTGAGGCAATGATGGAAGCGTACCAACCAGCAACGCCAACTGCATTAAACAGTGGGAAAAAAGCACGTGGCGAATTAGTAAGCTGCTTTAAACTATCAATGGACGATTCAATGAATAGTATTGCTGAAAATATTGGTTATTGTTTGGAGCTATCTCGCCTTGGAGGTGGAGTGGGGGTAAACTTAACTGATTTACGTCCATTAGGTGATCCAATTAAAGAAATTTTAAATCGTGCAAGTGGTGTTATCCCAGTTGCTAAACTTTTAGAAAATTCGTTTAGCTATTCGAATCAGCTTGGACAACGAAACGGCTCTGGCGTTGTCTATCTAAATATTTTCCACGCAGATATAGAAAATTTTATTTCATCGAAAAAGCCAAATGCGGATGATAAAATTCGTCTTGCAACGCTATCAACAGGTATTATTATTCCAAGTATTTTCTTTGAACTGATGAAACGTGATAAAGATATTGTGTTGTTTAGCCCATATGATATTTATAAAGAATATGGTAAACGGATGTCTGAAATCTCTATTACTGAGATGTATTACGAGTTACTAGATAACCCGAATATCCGTAAAATTAAACGCTTGAATGCTCGTAGACTTTATACAGAAGTGAAAAAAGCACAATTTGAATCAGGCTATCCTTTCGAAATTTTTGATGATAATGTCAACGATGTACATCCACTTAAAAATATAGGCCGTGTAAAAATGTCAAACCTATGTACAGAAATTCTACAAGTACAAGAAACAAGTATAATTTCTGACCAAAATGAACCAAATGAATACGGGCTGGATGTATCGTGTAACCTAGGTTCAATTGATATTCATGCCGCAAGTAAAGTAAATGATTTTGGAACATTAGTTGATACAGCAATGCATTTATTAACGAATGTGTCGCAAATGACGAACATCACGAATGTACCGCCTGTAGCTAAAGCAAATAAACTAATGCATTCGGTAGGGCTTGGTTGTATGAATTTACATGGCCATCTTGTTACAGAAGGAATCATGTATGGTTCAAAGGATTCGATTGATTTTATGGATAGCTTTATGGAAGCGATGAACTATTATTCACTTAAATCATCTATGGAGATTGCTAAGGAAAGAAGCGAAACGTTCTACCGTTTTGAAGATAGTGATTATGCTTCAGGCGTTTATTTTGATCAATATGTAAATAAAATCGAAGTAGAGCTCTCACCCGTTGTATTAAAAGCACTAGGAAATATTCCAATTGTGACATCAAAAATGTGGGAAACATTAAAACAGGATGTTATGCAATATGGTTTATTCCATTCTTATCGTTTAGCTATTGCACCAACTGGTAGTATTTCATACATTCGTAGCTGTACAGCTTCGATTGCACCAAGTACTGAGCGCGTAGAGGTACGTGATTATGCGGATAGTCGAACAATTTACCCAATGCCACATTTAACAAATGATAACAGTCATTTATATGTTGAAGCATATGATGTGAATCCATATGATTTAATCGATTTGTATGCAGCATCTCAAAAACATGTAGACCAAGGTATTTCGATGACGCTGTATGTAACTGATAACTGGACAACGGAACAGTTGGCTAAAATTTATATTTATGCTTGGGTAAAGGGAATTAAATCTGTTTATTATGTCCGTCAACGTTTGCAAAGCTTAGAGGAGTGTGTCGCATGTCAAATATAA
- the nrdI gene encoding class Ib ribonucleoside-diphosphate reductase assembly flavoprotein NrdI codes for MIVYASRTGNVRSIVTKLDGESIEIYEGLLLTEPYLLITYTDGLGDIPAKVARFLEQNKEFCKGVAVSGNSNFGHHVFGGAGEKIAEAYKVPLVCKLDLRGYQADYEVIQMFYETRVKG; via the coding sequence ATGATCGTTTATGCCAGTCGTACAGGTAATGTGCGAAGTATTGTTACTAAATTAGATGGTGAGTCAATTGAAATATATGAAGGATTATTGTTGACTGAGCCCTATCTTTTAATAACATACACAGACGGCTTAGGTGATATTCCTGCAAAAGTAGCCCGCTTTTTAGAGCAAAACAAGGAATTTTGCAAGGGAGTAGCTGTTAGTGGTAATAGTAATTTTGGACACCATGTGTTTGGCGGAGCTGGTGAGAAAATTGCAGAAGCCTATAAGGTCCCGTTAGTATGTAAATTAGATTTACGGGGATATCAGGCTGATTATGAAGTAATACAAATGTTTTATGAAACGAGGGTGAAGGGATGA
- a CDS encoding glutaredoxin family protein, with product MKLYTKTICPKCLWVKSELQRAGLEAEIVNIDHDEQAKQKIMDAGFLSVPVLEVNDTFIGDVKEIVSQIEMIAI from the coding sequence ATGAAACTTTATACTAAAACTATATGCCCAAAATGTCTTTGGGTCAAATCGGAATTACAACGTGCAGGACTTGAGGCAGAAATTGTGAATATTGATCATGACGAACAAGCAAAACAAAAAATTATGGACGCAGGCTTTTTAAGTGTGCCTGTTCTTGAAGTAAATGACACATTTATAGGAGATGTCAAAGAAATCGTTTCTCAAATTGAGATGATTGCAATATGA
- a CDS encoding ferrochelatase codes for MIGIIYYAYGAPKSLDDVTPYFTHIMKGKTPPPHVIENVTAQFKKLGGVDPLAVNTGRIAKGLEHSLQNRLTQPVKVYNAYKHTEPYIPDVVDTMLKEGITTFITLPVNPIMSTGAAAFHDEVSTLLASHDVKVIHAKNWHLNDELLAVYKDRVQRAYEWIPVEKRAQTHVLYTVHSQPIDPEKNENYVRQFSELAEAISKAVQIDNWHITYRSGHGKGDWLGPNVKDKINTLQGEGAQGIVTCELLSLSADIESYFEVGYECHRLCEELQVDFAQSEFPGDSYDTIQALAAIVESFIPAHN; via the coding sequence ATGATTGGTATAATTTATTACGCTTATGGCGCACCGAAATCTTTAGACGATGTAACACCTTATTTTACACATATAATGAAAGGTAAAACACCACCACCTCATGTGATTGAAAACGTTACGGCACAATTTAAAAAATTAGGTGGTGTTGATCCATTAGCAGTAAATACGGGGCGTATTGCTAAAGGGCTGGAACATTCTTTACAGAATCGCTTAACACAGCCTGTAAAAGTATATAATGCATACAAACATACAGAACCTTATATTCCAGATGTTGTTGACACAATGCTTAAAGAGGGTATCACAACTTTTATTACGCTACCTGTAAATCCGATTATGTCTACAGGTGCTGCAGCGTTTCATGATGAAGTTAGTACGTTATTAGCTTCTCATGACGTTAAGGTCATTCATGCGAAAAATTGGCATTTAAACGATGAATTACTTGCTGTATATAAAGATCGTGTTCAACGTGCATATGAATGGATTCCTGTTGAAAAACGAGCACAGACGCATGTTTTATATACCGTCCATAGTCAGCCAATTGATCCGGAAAAAAACGAGAACTATGTACGCCAATTTTCCGAATTAGCCGAAGCCATTTCAAAAGCAGTTCAAATTGATAACTGGCATATTACATATCGAAGCGGTCATGGGAAAGGTGACTGGCTAGGTCCAAATGTAAAAGATAAAATTAATACATTGCAAGGCGAGGGTGCTCAAGGTATCGTCACTTGTGAGCTCCTTTCCCTTTCAGCGGATATTGAGTCCTATTTTGAAGTAGGATATGAGTGTCATAGATTGTGTGAGGAACTTCAAGTCGACTTTGCCCAATCGGAGTTTCCAGGTGATAGCTATGATACCATTCAAGCTTTAGCTGCAATTGTTGAATCATTTATTCCAGCTCATAACTGA
- a CDS encoding ABC transporter ATP-binding protein: protein MLRTEHIQYQHEFTKFKLDDITLKINEGEVVSLIGPNGSGKSTLLRVISRLLKPNSGTVFLDERNIHEMKSKEVAKTLTMLPQMNSHQLDLTVRELVEFGRHPHSGGKTVLSKEDKEIVDWAIDVTGLKDLQNRVLPSMSGGERQRAWIAMTVAQHPKVLLLDEPTTYLDIAHQLEVMELVKELNHKYNMTVIMVLHDINQAAQNSERLIVLKKGKIHYDDSPHCVLCKEMFQTIFEIDAEIYMQDGNPIFTPVKLCSNSCK, encoded by the coding sequence TTGCTACGAACTGAGCACATTCAATATCAACATGAGTTCACCAAGTTCAAGTTAGATGATATTACCTTGAAGATCAATGAAGGAGAAGTTGTTAGTTTAATAGGTCCAAATGGCTCGGGGAAATCAACATTATTACGTGTGATTTCACGTCTTTTAAAACCAAATAGTGGTACAGTATTTTTAGATGAACGAAACATTCATGAAATGAAGTCGAAAGAAGTGGCTAAAACACTAACGATGCTCCCGCAAATGAATAGTCATCAATTAGATTTAACAGTGCGCGAGTTAGTAGAGTTTGGGCGTCATCCGCATAGCGGAGGGAAGACGGTCCTGTCAAAAGAGGATAAAGAAATTGTCGATTGGGCGATTGATGTAACTGGATTGAAAGACTTGCAAAATCGTGTACTGCCTTCGATGTCTGGAGGTGAACGGCAACGTGCTTGGATTGCAATGACTGTAGCGCAGCATCCTAAAGTGTTACTGCTAGATGAACCAACAACATATCTAGATATTGCACATCAATTAGAAGTGATGGAGCTTGTAAAAGAGTTAAATCATAAATACAATATGACCGTTATTATGGTGTTACATGATATTAACCAAGCTGCACAAAATAGTGAACGGCTGATTGTACTAAAGAAAGGAAAAATACATTACGACGATTCACCACATTGTGTATTATGTAAAGAAATGTTTCAAACAATTTTTGAAATTGATGCTGAAATTTATATGCAAGATGGAAATCCAATCTTTACCCCGGTAAAATTGTGCTCAAATTCTTGCAAATGA
- a CDS encoding FecCD family ABC transporter permease, whose amino-acid sequence MIVEEEKYAHPLAKKRRLALIMLPILLIIVSVGSLMIGQVSFSVSEVFNGIFSSEDTMARRIVWEIRMPRILTGIIIGVCLAIAGSILQGVMQNPLADPGVIGITSGAGIMAVAVMVVFPGYIIYLPIAAFLGAFVAAMIVYSLSVKKGGTSPMRIILVGVAINALCGAGTNALMILYSDRVQSVLPWLSGGLTGVGWVQFKMIIYYVLVAIVLSFYAIKHIRIMCLGDEMASLLGHNVERSRFFLIALSTLLAGIAVSVAGLIGFVGLVVPHILRLIIGGDHKYLLPTSALAGGLLVVFADTIARTVFDPIEFPVGILLAFIGGPYFLYLIHRKGNSIATN is encoded by the coding sequence ATGATAGTAGAAGAGGAAAAATATGCACACCCTCTTGCTAAAAAACGAAGATTGGCTCTCATTATGTTACCGATCCTGTTGATTATAGTGAGTGTTGGTAGCCTTATGATCGGGCAAGTTTCGTTTTCGGTAAGTGAAGTGTTTAATGGAATTTTTAGTTCAGAAGATACGATGGCACGACGAATCGTGTGGGAAATCCGTATGCCCCGTATACTAACGGGTATAATTATAGGCGTTTGTTTGGCTATTGCAGGCTCGATTTTACAAGGTGTCATGCAAAATCCATTAGCTGACCCAGGGGTAATTGGAATTACTTCCGGCGCTGGAATTATGGCGGTGGCAGTAATGGTTGTTTTTCCTGGCTATATCATATATTTACCTATTGCAGCTTTTTTAGGTGCCTTTGTCGCCGCAATGATAGTGTATTCTTTATCGGTGAAAAAGGGTGGTACATCCCCAATGCGAATTATTTTAGTAGGGGTAGCCATTAATGCACTTTGTGGTGCAGGAACAAATGCACTTATGATTTTGTATAGCGATCGTGTACAATCTGTCTTGCCATGGTTGTCTGGTGGTTTGACTGGTGTTGGTTGGGTGCAGTTTAAAATGATTATTTACTATGTTCTTGTAGCAATTGTATTATCCTTTTATGCAATTAAACATATTCGTATTATGTGTCTTGGAGATGAAATGGCAAGCCTTTTAGGGCACAATGTTGAACGAAGTCGATTCTTTTTAATTGCATTAAGTACGCTATTAGCAGGAATAGCAGTAAGTGTTGCCGGATTAATTGGGTTTGTCGGTTTGGTTGTACCGCATATTTTACGACTAATTATCGGTGGAGATCATAAATATTTACTACCTACTTCAGCTTTAGCTGGTGGCTTACTTGTTGTTTTCGCTGATACAATTGCGAGAACAGTATTTGATCCTATTGAGTTTCCTGTTGGCATTTTACTAGCATTTATTGGTGGGCCGTATTTCCTTTATTTAATTCATAGAAAGGGGAATTCCATTGCTACGAACTGA
- a CDS encoding ABC transporter substrate-binding protein has translation MKKFKFLLVGALALSLAACGEESKQADGNASTDKVEMEQQVETGGSVTLVDDLGNKLEFEATPSSVATLNPGMMDILLALGANVTGRPTITSDMKEDVKAIQEIGNPHEPSFEQIAALNAEILIVPPSFQQFATTVEATGTKIVYLNMNSVDDIKKTISKYGVLFNNTAKADELVAQIDEKIAKDSSESTLDALIVYGAPGTYLAALDNSLYGDILNKAGGKNIAADLPATDKFPTYANLSVEKIVERNPKVIMLITHANPATVKEGFEKQLKENAAWKNLDAVKNNQIIILPAELFDNPGTQVVEAIDYMRGVLKTAEEAVK, from the coding sequence ATGAAGAAGTTTAAATTTCTATTAGTAGGTGCGTTAGCATTATCATTAGCAGCATGTGGAGAAGAAAGTAAACAAGCGGATGGGAATGCTTCAACAGATAAAGTAGAAATGGAACAACAAGTTGAAACAGGAGGGTCGGTAACATTAGTAGATGACCTTGGAAATAAGCTTGAGTTTGAAGCAACGCCGAGTTCAGTTGCAACATTAAATCCAGGAATGATGGATATTTTGCTTGCGTTAGGTGCAAATGTTACTGGTCGACCTACGATTACATCCGATATGAAGGAGGATGTAAAAGCTATTCAAGAGATAGGTAACCCGCATGAACCATCATTTGAGCAGATTGCTGCATTGAATGCGGAAATACTTATTGTCCCACCAAGCTTCCAGCAATTCGCTACAACGGTGGAAGCTACAGGTACGAAAATTGTCTACTTGAACATGAATTCTGTAGATGATATAAAAAAAACGATTTCAAAGTATGGCGTGTTATTTAATAACACGGCAAAAGCAGATGAGTTAGTAGCACAAATAGATGAGAAAATTGCGAAAGACAGTTCAGAATCAACTTTAGATGCTTTAATCGTTTACGGAGCACCAGGTACATATTTAGCTGCGCTTGATAATTCGTTATACGGAGATATTTTAAATAAGGCAGGTGGAAAAAATATCGCAGCTGATTTACCAGCGACAGATAAGTTTCCAACTTATGCAAATTTAAGTGTTGAGAAAATTGTTGAGCGCAACCCAAAAGTAATTATGCTGATTACGCACGCGAATCCAGCGACAGTAAAAGAAGGATTTGAAAAACAATTGAAAGAAAATGCGGCGTGGAAAAATTTAGATGCAGTAAAAAATAATCAGATTATCATTTTACCAGCAGAATTGTTTGACAATCCTGGCACACAGGTTGTAGAAGCCATTGACTATATGCGAGGAGTTTTAAAGACAGCAGAAGAAGCAGTGAAATAA
- a CDS encoding antibiotic biosynthesis monooxygenase, with amino-acid sequence MITVTNRFLVKKGFANKMAPLFISDKTLLNWEGFNKVEVNVCSEPEDHDEMNVMMFWDTVEQFKAWRESDDFKNLHRREEIGNKESSEASPIIGNRVVISEIAATLVK; translated from the coding sequence ATGATTACAGTTACTAACCGCTTTTTAGTAAAAAAAGGTTTTGCGAATAAAATGGCACCATTATTTATATCTGATAAAACTTTATTGAACTGGGAAGGCTTTAATAAAGTTGAAGTGAACGTTTGCTCTGAACCAGAAGATCACGATGAAATGAACGTTATGATGTTCTGGGATACAGTCGAGCAATTCAAAGCTTGGCGCGAATCTGATGACTTTAAAAATTTACACCGACGTGAAGAGATTGGTAACAAAGAAAGCAGCGAAGCATCCCCAATAATAGGTAATCGAGTTGTTATTTCTGAAATCGCCGCTACTTTAGTAAAGTAA